GGTTACATAAAACTATTTTATATACAACCATGTGCATGTGGTTTTTATGCATAAATTCTTTCACATTTGTCAACACGTGTAGACCACTAATCTCTGCAGTGTTCTATTAATTATTGTTTTAGATAAAGTTTGGGTTGAACTTATAAAATTTTGATACAAATAACTGCTCTATTATTTAGTGTAGAATCTAATGTTTATATGCACTGATTTGTCGTAAAAAGACTTTTATAAAAAATATAAATATATTAATAATTTATTTGCATTTTAACAAAATAAAACATTGATCAAATTGAAAGTTTGTGCACTACTTCGACACTCTCCTACTATATAATGCAAGGTTAACGTACACTACTTTGACACACTCTCTCATACTATACAAGAGTACAAAGTGAAAGTTTATATCTGTTTTATTTTTGGAATAGCGAAGTACAACTATACAAATTATTTAAAACTAACTTTTCATTTAGCGAAGTACAACTATACAAATTATTTAAAACTAACTTTTCATTTACTTCCTCCCATAATAATAGTTGTTTTAGCGTCGAATCAAGTAGTTGTTTTAGCCGAATCAATAGTAGTTGTTTTAAATGATGAACCAGCATATATGCAAAACACAAAATTAAAACGACACAAAATTATATGACCGAATAATATTTTGGAGTATTATTTGTTATCAGCAAAGCTAAATTTGAATTGTGACGCCATCTGACAAATAATTTGAATTAATAAATGATTACTTTTGTTTGACAATTTATTTGAATTTAGATTTTAAGCAAAACTTCCACTGAAAACGAGGATCTTGGAAATAATTAAAATTTGGATACCAAATTTTCAAAAAAATAAGTTCGGAATTAGGACGACAAAGAAATAAAAAACCCCTCTAATACTTCCTCTAGTACTTTGTAATTTCAAAAGACAACTTATATTTGAATTGTGGGGTTCTCCAACAAGGAAATCCCCTTCAAAAATTGGCGTATGCTGCTATTTGCGGCGCACACACGGTATTCTTTAGTAAAAGGCGAAAGAATAGTTCGCTCTGTGTGCACCGCGCAGCTGCGTGGCTTCTCTTGGCTGCCCAGGTCCTCCTTATATGCTATTCCCACGTTCTGCAACAGACCTAAAGCAGCGAGGTGGTACTAAAACTGCTGGTGCCCGTGAACTAGATTGCCGCACGCGCTCTGCTCTATGTGCGCCCGCGGCTGCCGCGAACTGGGCCTGGCCCGTTACTCCGTGAGGGCGCGCTTGCAACGGTTGGTGCTAGGCCATCTCAGCAGAGATGGATAGACACCTCCGTGAGACTACTGTGAGaggttttttttttttgctctTTCTCTACCTTGGCACAATGGCACGTTATAGACACTTGGGGACTGAATAAATTGGTGAGCAGGAGTTTTATGCTCAACCAGTCCGAATAGATACCTAGTCATCACATATTCTCTGTACCAACCGTACGTCAATATGTATGTTACTTCAGGGACGAACCTAGTACAAAATATGACTTAGGATGTGCTTCTAAGGATGAACTCTAAAATACCATAGCAGTGGCATCTAAATTAGGCTGAGTAGGGAACCTCATGTTAAAATTTAGACTCTAGTACTTGACACAAAAAATGTGCGGCACTCGGCTCTACTTGGGTCCGCCCTGCATTAGTTGGAGGATAAATAAGATTTTCTTAGTACACAAGTTTATAGTTTCTGTTCAAGTGTCGCCTACAAAAGGTAGAAGAGGATATCTAGCTATAATAAGTGTTTTATAAatatccgttctcgaatatttatcgtcGGCTACTTTATTTTTTTACTAAAATGTGATAAATGAAAAAGAACAGGTAATGCTCTAATTGTGTTTTTTCCGTATATTAGCATTGCTTCGAGCACATACCTTTCTAAACGAGAAAAATGCTAGCCATTCTAGATCATATGGGAGGAATAGAGTGTAGCTCCTACCAACTCACCAATAATAATACGGATgtaagaaacaaaagaatgtaCAAAGAAAATCCAAATGAATAAAAGGAGAAACAATGAGTGGAAAATGATATGGAGCACCCAACAGTATACGCATACGCCAGGCACCACATGTCCATCCGCGACTCCGCGTCGGTATCCGTCAAGAAATTTTCAACAAAAAAAAAACTTAATTTTCCACTCCTATTCTTCCCCGACGCCGGGGACCAGCGCCAGCGCCACCAAGAAGTGACCCACCCAGGTAGCCAGGTAGGTAACCGCCCGTGCCCCGTCGCCGGCGATGGCGAGGTACGAGGCGTCGGCGGCCGCGCCGGGCGTAGACTTTCACCTTCCCGACGAGATCCTGGCCGTGATCCCCACCGACCCGTACGAGCAACTGGACGTGGCGCGCAAGATCACCTCCATGGCCATCACCTCCCGCGTCTCCCGCCTCGAGGCCGACTCTGGGCGCCTCCGCCGTGACCTAGCCGACCGCGACCACGCCGAGGCCGAGCTCCGTGCCCGCCTCGCCGACTCCGACGCGCGCCTGGCCGCCGCTCTCGACGAGAACGTAAGCTCCCCGCCCTTCCCTTTGCCCCGTAGAATTATGATTTGTGATTGGCTTCTTTGACTACGATCCTTTGTCGCGCAGGCGAAGCTAGCGAAGGAAAGGGACTCGCTCGCCGCGACGACCAAAAAGCTGACCAGGAATTTGGCGAAGGTATGGCCTTTACTAGCTTCCTAGGCCCATCTCAATTCTGGTTACAGGTTTTGGCTTCAGCATTGATTGTTATGTGAAGCCTGCAAATTTTGGGTAGAGGTGTGTTTCGAGTGTACAGTTAGTGGAATTGTTGGGGACTTTCACCAGACTCTGTTCTTTTAATGTTGTTTGCTTGTGTATATCAGAGATGTGCTTTTCAGTGGCCATGATTTTGGACATTTGGTAAAGATGGGACAAACAAGCATTTGATTATTATGAATTTGGATGGTCCGTATGTCTAGCATTGTTTGTAGGTAGTGTGCAAAGAGCCAGTTTTATTGTAGTGTAGTCGGCATCGCAGTGGAGAGTACGTCTTATGTTTTATCATTACTGACTTACTGTGATGAAAGAGAGACAGCCTTTGATTTGTTCTTGATGATTTGAAGTAGtagatttatttttatttttattttactctGGCAGATGGTTCAACTTTGGCTGGGTACAAAATTGTGATACTGCAGGGGGTTTATATCTTTCAGTCTTAATTACGGATTTTGTGTAGTTGGAAAATAGATAATTTTACTACAGATATTGAGGTTGCGTGACAGATTAATGTGATTCTAGAGAAGCCCGCTGGCCGCTGGTAGTAAATAATTTTGAATACGGTGTTATTGGTATCAGATTGTCAGGCCAGGTTTATGGAAACTGATTCAATAGAGAAATAGCATAAAAACAGGACAGGTTCAGTTACTACTTTACTGTCAGTCACGTTGCAGTTTCAGGCATAGTGTTGCAGGAACTATAATAATTGGATGTTTTTTTTTATGGAATTGACTGAAATTTTCGAACGGAACATTACTTGTCTGTGATTCTGGTGACTGATGAATCATAAACTGGTTATTTGCCATTTCCTTGAATGATGTCACATGTATGAGCCTGGCAAGGAATTCTAACCAGCATGAAGTTTGTCAGACTCTACTTCTATTCAACATGAAAAAATGCACTTTGCTAGTTACCCGAATTACCAGAGATTGTTCATTCTGTGCAGTTGGAGGCTTTTAAGAAACAACTGATGAAATCGTTAAGTGAAGATAATCTATTGGTGAGTTGTATTGATCAACTATTTTTGTTCACTCTTAGTCAAAAATTACTGTTACCTTTCAAGCCTTCTCTTCTGCTGGAACTTTTGTGTGAGCAGACGATTTTATTGGCATGTTTTTCACAGCAACTGTCTGAAACCAGTCAAGATCACAACGGAGAAGATATTTTGACAGCTCGAGTCCCGTATTGGAAAGGTGTCGTTCAACATCCTTACAGTTTTGACAGCATTTTCTGCTAAAGCAATAGCTGTAACCGCATACCTGATGCACACCCTTTTTTCCCCGTTAAATGACACTATAGATGAAGTTTGTAGCAGTAACACTTCTTCAGATACCTCCATCAGATCTACAATAACTGAATCCATCCATGGTGGAGGTAATTCACTCTCACTCCTGAGTAGTGAACAGCTAAACTAGATCAGCATATTAACATATTGAGCCCAACCACTTACATCGAAAGAATTAACACTTTTTACAGGATACCAGTTCTCAATCAAAACATATGTGCCTCCAAAATTAACTCCTGGCTCAACACCTATGATTTCGTCTTCTAGTGGTTCTCCCCGAGCTTATTCAACTGGCCCACCCTCTCCCAACTTCTTCTCTGGTCCGACTTCTCCTACAAAAGCTCGATCTGAGGGCCAATTGACATTTTCGTCATGGCAAGGATCATCAAGTCATCAGTATTCAGCACCTACCTCTCCTCAACGCCACTCATTCACAGGTTTGGGACTGTGAATGTGACACGTATTGGAGCTTGCTAAAGACACATACACTTaactctttcctgtttccagggcGGCCACGTATAGATGGGAAGGAATTCTTCCGGCAAGCACGGTTGGTTGCTATTCTCGTCACCTTATGCGGCAGTGATTAGTTTATTTCTCCCTTAACGTTTGTGCCTACAACTCCCAGGACAAGACTTTCTTATGAGCAATTTGGAGCATTTTTGGCCAACATCAAGGAGTTCAATGCTCAAAAACAATCACGGGAGGTATCCTAATCTGCCACTGTTTTCGTGGTTACGACAGAAACTTGGAAAACATGTCAATGTGGTGACTTGTGCAGGACACCCTGTCAAAAGCAGAAGAGATTTTTGGAACAGAACACAAAGACTTGTACATTTCTTTCCAGAATATGCTTAGTCGCAACCAGTCATGAAAAATATGTCAGAAGCGGTATTTTCTGTCTCTAAATCAAGCAGGTTCGTCCATAAGTATGTTTCTTAAGATTATGGAATCAGGAATCTAATATTTTGGTCAGCTAATCATGTCTGCTTCATGCCATTGTTTCCAGGGAAGAATTTGTTGCAATAAACGAGGCCCTTCcatagtttttttaaaaaaaaaaatgcTTTCATAGGTTCTCAAGATCACATTGTAGAGATCTGTATGTTGGCAATCTTAATCCGAGGCGTCCGTTCTCAATGATTTGGAGCGGTGACTTGAGAATGAAATTCTCATAACTGCCGGAAAATTAGCCCGTTTGATTTAGCATACATCCAATCATTCCCTGGCATTCAAGACTTCTTGTTTGTCTTTCTGCTGTAAAGGTATTCATTGAAAAACTGAAAAGGGGTTCAGCGTACATTGTGCAAAGCAGTACCAGGTGCTTAGCTGAGGAGGCACCGGCTAAATAAAAAAATGTTGGGTTATTATCTCATCGGACATTTTGTTGGTCTGGAATTTTCACCGTATCCATGGGTGCCTGGTAGTACTAGTTGCGAGCTTTGTAGTGCAGTTAGTTTTTTTTTCTCTTCCATGGATGAGAATTTTGATAAACAATTACAGAAAAGTGGAAATGCAAAAATAGAGATAGAAAAGTTTCAAGGCCAACACTCCCGTTGGCAGGTGGGTCTTATGTAATTCCCCTGATGGACTGATTTCATGGGCTCGTATGACATTTGCAGTCACGGCAAGCCAGTCAGATAACCTACTAGGTTGGTAGTTTGCTACTTTGCTTTGCTGGCCCGGTAGTTGGATGGCGTCGTAAAGTGAGGGAGGTTGTGTCATGGCGTGTAACGATCCACGTGGATACCATAGTTTGAGTGTATTTAAATTTTAAATAAGTCAAAATCTCTTATATTTTTTTTTTCTAATTCCATCTAATCCACATAGACTAGAAATAACCAAACAATGGCTAAATCGGACGGAATGGGAACTGGACCGGAATCCTACTTGGCAGGAAACAATCTTACAATGTATTGCGTTCGATTGCAGATCTTTGAGAATGAACGGCGAACGAACTTGAATTTGCAGAGTGAAGACCACTCCAAGTCGAGAGAGATCTTGTAGGCGTCGGTCGCGGTGGGCACAGGAGATGTCCGTAGGGAGCTTTTGGAGGACCTTCTCTTTGGAACAAACACAAAACATGGTACACATTTCACCAAGCAGCATTGGAAGACGGGGCTGGCTGCTGCATCTGCATGGGTGTGTTGTTCTCTGTGCGCAACGGCACAAGACCCATCCTGAAGCAGAGAAATTCAGCTAGAACCTGCAATATCTGTCTGTTGTACTGCAACAAGTATCTTCACAACTCAAACCTGCTTCTTTTCCTTCAACTACAGTCATGCAGTATAATCCAGTGAGAATCTAATAAAGTTTGTTTACAACCCTGAACACACCAAATCATCAGACTGTTTGTCTGTTTCACACGCGCGCAAACAAAAACAAAGCAGGACGCGTACAGTTAACTGACTGCAGTTTCAAACCAGCGACTTCAACAACACACAGTGGCACTACGACCAGCAAGCAAAAAAAGGCAACAGCATAAAAACAATGCGACGTTGCCACACAGCAAAATCGACCCGAACTTGCGCCACGACAccggcaaaaaaaaaaaaaaacttgtGTCAGATGAAGAACATGTTGTCCTCCACATCCTTGTGCAGCCTCGGGAAGTTAGTGACGTCAAAGGACCCCCCTCGCTGGGCCTGGGACGCCATCATGGCAGCCTCGTAGTAGAGCCTGCCACGGTAGGCCGCGAGGTCGGCATAGTAGACGGGCGTCGCCAGCGACACCGGCTTGGTGCACCGCGCGAACACGAAGCACAGGTTGTAGATCAGCTTCTGCAGGTCGTCGGAGCCGAAGCCGTGCTCGTCCACCAGGGTGTAGTAGTGCGTCGGCCTGCTCGTCCCCAGAATCCCAGTGTGGCTGCACAGGTAGAAGTCGTACGCGGACGGGTCCACCACGCCCGTGTCCACCACCGTGCCAGGCGGCACGTTCCCGGTCTTCGTCTGCGGCTGCTGTTCGTCCCTGGGGAACAGCCGAGTGTGGTGCCGCTTCTTGGCCACGACCACGGTGATGGTTGGCGCATAGCCATTCACCTTGATCGCCTTCTCCAGGTCAGCCAGCTCCTCGTTCAGGACCATATCGAACTGCCCGTCGCTCACGCCATCACGGAAGTAGATGATCTTCTGCGGCTTCACGCGGTTCTGCTTCTCAAAGACTCCAATGAGCTCCCGGCAGATCTCACCAAGCTGCTGGATCACCTCGCAGCGGTGCGGCTGGGCACGGATTCTGGTCACATACTTGTTGACACCAGAGTTGACAGAGGCGACCACGGCTGCGATCGATGGGCTCTCCACGTTACCGGGGGACGGGTGGTTAACGTCAGCACCGATGAACATGAAAGGTACCCCACCACCGACCCGTGGGAGCGAGTCAAACAGCTGAACGTTGCTGCCCCCAAGCTTGCCGTTGATCTTTAGAGCAAGATTCGTCATGTACTGGTCCTGTCCCTTTCGATTGTTTGCGCGGTCGCTCAGTAAACACTGGGTCAGGATCCCCAGCTGTGTGTCACAAATCAGCTTCAGTGTCTTGTACCCCGAATGCTGCTCGGACATCGGGCAGAAAAGGAGCTGCAACCTCTGCTTCTTGCTCACTGCAgcttgttttgctttgtttagctCTTCATGTAGTCCATGTGGATCGAAGAGCACTGCCATCCTTGTTATGTGCACGAAGCATGGATTAGGGTTCATACGGATACCAAGCTCACAGCACTTCCTCACAATCTTCTCAACAAACATCCTTGTATCGAGGGGCTCCTGACGGGCGCCAGAGCCAGACGGCTCAGCACTGAAGTCGACGATGCCCCAGCACTGAAGAACCCGGCCCTCTACTAGTCTCTTCTTCACAAGATTCCACTGGCAGCCATGATCGATACTCAATTTGGAGGTCTGCCCATTGGATGCCCCAAGTTTGAGGTTTGGTGGAGGAAGGATCCTACCCGTGACTTCTGTCATTCGTACATCCAAGGAAATCCCAAATTGCTGTGCAATTTCTCCTCTGTAAATGAAATGATAATTAGTAGCTAGTAATAATAAACATGCATAATCTGTTGAAAAGAAAAGGTAATGATCGGTTTGTTTCTTTCCTAGAAAAGAGTTACGTTGTTGTGCATTTGCAGGAGAGAAAAAAAAGGTAGGAATGAATAAGAGAACTTATAGTGTGTATACACTACACTATACACACACAACACACACACAGTTAAGTTGAGTTATGGGGAACGGGCAATCACATTGCATCTAATTTCATACAGTTTAAGTATAGCTATATAGCACTATAGCAGTAGCTCAACTTTTCAGGTTAACAAGAACACATGGGAAAACAGTTACGGAGTTACCTGCACGGTCCATCCGAAGCATTCACCAAGTTTTGAATCTCCTTCCTCCGGTCAGATGCACGGATTAGAGCACTTCCTTTTAGTATCCTCTCAGAATTCTGATTCAAGTTTGCTTTTGGAAACCTCTGTCCTTCAAGAAGAGTGCAGAGCTCAATTGGAACATGATTCGGTTTGTCCTTGCTCTTGCTCAAATCCAAGCATGGCAGCATCTGATACTCAATCACCTTGCCATGTTTCTGAGCATAATAATCCACGAGCCTCCGTGTTTGGCCGGATTCAGCATCCACAAAGGTCATCTGGCTGGCAGGTAAGGGTGTCAAACCTTGCACTGTGTACTTCTGATTAGTCCTCCGATGAATCACAGTTACACGTCGGCCTTTAAGCTCATCAACCAGATTTTCCATTTGCCTCTTGTTCAAAGTTGTCCGATAATCAAGGTACCTCACTAATTTCTGAACAAGATCCATCACCGGTCCAGCTTTGTAAAACGGCATGACAGAATAGTCAACACACAGGATCAACCCTTGCTGAGTGGATTTAAGGGACTGCTGGGTTCCTTTCATAGCTACAGCACCCTGCCCAATGTCTATACTGCTGCTTGGTGAGTAAAATCCTCTACCAAGGATAATCTTGTTCCATCTTGAGGCCTCacgcacaacaacatcaaggcccTGCAAGACCTCTCTAGGCACAGGTAAATCTGAGAGTTGACTTAATGGCAGCTGCTTCTTCAAATCTACTGATACAATGTAGGTCTTTGATCGAACTCTCACACGAAATAAACCTGCAGGCAGTTCAGCAGAAGTATACAGATTTCTTCCACCATCATAAGCAACACATGAGGAAAGACGCCGTAAACTGCTTTCCCTGAAGAGCTCATCCTTGACAGAGAGAAATTCTGCCTTGGATAGCTCTTTGCCCGAAGCATTAGACGAAGCTTCATCAAGCTTGATG
This portion of the Zea mays cultivar B73 chromosome 2, Zm-B73-REFERENCE-NAM-5.0, whole genome shotgun sequence genome encodes:
- the LOC100277416 gene encoding uncharacterized protein isoform X1, which encodes MARYEASAAAPGVDFHLPDEILAVIPTDPYEQLDVARKITSMAITSRVSRLEADSGRLRRDLADRDHAEAELRARLADSDARLAAALDENAKLAKERDSLAATTKKLTRNLAKLEAFKKQLMKSLSEDNLLQLSETSQDHNGEDILTARVPYWKDEVCSSNTSSDTSIRSTITESIHGGGYQFSIKTYVPPKLTPGSTPMISSSSGSPRAYSTGPPSPNFFSGPTSPTKARSEGQLTFSSWQGSSSHQYSAPTSPQRHSFTGRPRIDGKEFFRQARTRLSYEQFGAFLANIKEFNAQKQSREDTLSKAEEIFGTEHKDLYISFQNMLSRNQS
- the LOC100383767 gene encoding Protein argonaute 2, with the translated sequence MEYERGGGGGRGRGRGRGGGGGGGRGGGGGYGRQHGGGGDARGGRDEYGGGGGGYGYDEGEGYGGGRRGGGGGYGYDVGGRRGGGGYHQGPRGGYGTGGGGYHQGPRGGYGTGGRGGNAWAPAPGAGRGRGVGGGAAEYAPVRGPAPAQAPVASPLAPKDKEAPRSSGSVERIASSEMARVEPIGSTLAATSSVNTRVPMQRPDSGGSLSQATVKLLVNHFIVSYRKVTTIFHYDINIKLDEASSNASGKELSKAEFLSVKDELFRESSLRRLSSCVAYDGGRNLYTSAELPAGLFRVRVRSKTYIVSVDLKKQLPLSQLSDLPVPREVLQGLDVVVREASRWNKIILGRGFYSPSSSIDIGQGAVAMKGTQQSLKSTQQGLILCVDYSVMPFYKAGPVMDLVQKLVRYLDYRTTLNKRQMENLVDELKGRRVTVIHRRTNQKYTVQGLTPLPASQMTFVDAESGQTRRLVDYYAQKHGKVIEYQMLPCLDLSKSKDKPNHVPIELCTLLEGQRFPKANLNQNSERILKGSALIRASDRRKEIQNLVNASDGPCRGEIAQQFGISLDVRMTEVTGRILPPPNLKLGASNGQTSKLSIDHGCQWNLVKKRLVEGRVLQCWGIVDFSAEPSGSGARQEPLDTRMFVEKIVRKCCELGIRMNPNPCFVHITRMAVLFDPHGLHEELNKAKQAAVSKKQRLQLLFCPMSEQHSGYKTLKLICDTQLGILTQCLLSDRANNRKGQDQYMTNLALKINGKLGGSNVQLFDSLPRVGGGVPFMFIGADVNHPSPGNVESPSIAAVVASVNSGVNKYVTRIRAQPHRCEVIQQLGEICRELIGVFEKQNRVKPQKIIYFRDGVSDGQFDMVLNEELADLEKAIKVNGYAPTITVVVAKKRHHTRLFPRDEQQPQTKTGNVPPGTVVDTGVVDPSAYDFYLCSHTGILGTSRPTHYYTLVDEHGFGSDDLQKLIYNLCFVFARCTKPVSLATPVYYADLAAYRGRLYYEAAMMASQAQRGGSFDVTNFPRLHKDVEDNMFFI